The sequence atcggtaatgaccataagtataaaatgtgtttattatagttttgactaGTAAGAAGAATTAACTAGGTGAAACTTCTAATTCttatttagcttatctttttattctaatataataacaaaattacctatatgataTCGTTGTTTTGATGAtcggtcataccatatgaagagtttagaagtattaaaagttAATGTACCAGAGTGTTTATGACCATGTCAtgtatacgcgtatggtccaaatactcatatggtccggaacatatgtATGTTTAATGACAATCAAAATTCaagtgtatggaatgattgagaggtgtatatatgtctgtctggcaggcaTCATCTGACCTTCACCTCATCTTTGGGATCATTGGTCAATATTCAGTTTTCTTGGTGAACtttgtttcttagatactataagcaataggtcaactgtatttgATACATGGAATGATTTTAAGGTATACATGTCTGTCTAgcagggttcatctgaccaCCTCCTCATTTTCATAGGTCAAAGAATTTCCATGGTGTGGTTGTTTCTTTAAAGCAATTGCAATAGGTCATCAATATTCTGTTTATGGAAAGATTGTATTAAAGGTGTAGGTACATGCATTTACGGCTTGGTTTATCTGACAttgatttcattttcttggatcataaATGTTAATGCAATACTTTAATAGctgattgcattgagtgtgtaccTAGGTAAATGTGAtttctttggttagcttgcttgttagcttgtaaattttgtaaaaagaaaattctattttttctgttttttacttataaatagacttagtttttctgcggggaaacattacatttactctgtggttaaagtttttaaaatttgaatatcattcttaaactatactggatttctaccaaacttgaaaagaagcttgtttatgatcataagatagtatccagaagtaaagtttgcaaaaataaaattccattttttctgttttttacttataaatggacttagtttttctacggggaaacattacattcactctgtggttaaagtttttaaaattttaataactttctttaactattctgggtttgtaccaaacttggacagaagcttaagcttgtttatgatcatatgatagtatccagaagtaaattttgtaaaaaaattaatccatcttttccgtattatacttttaaatggactgttttttgccaggaaacaacacattcactctgtggttaaatttttttaaaaatttaataactttcttatactattttaaatttgttccaaacttggacagaagcttgtttatgatcaaaagctagtatctagaaaggaaattttgtcaatatttggTACCtatgtatctgtattttacttataaatggacttagtttttcttccagttaattttacatacagtctgcagttaaagtttttcaaacatttattcgattcataaactatcctgaaattttcaccaaacttggacagaagcttcttacaatcaaaagatagtatcaagaggaattgattgttttcctcatttttgttgagcctgggagttacagcaaaagtaggcgagacactgggttccgccgaacccttacaaatttttaggtaaactaccctccttaAGAGTAGATTGGTTCAACAGTTAATtataaccaatctatctgtctgtGGGACTAGGCTTCTTCcaaaggagggtagtttacctaaccttaTAATGACTATatggttcagctaacaagcaaccTAACCAAAGATGTTACATTTACCTagtacacactcaatgcaatcaACTGTAGTACAACTGTTGTGCTTATTTGATTGTGGcgttcattttttattgatGGAGGAGTCAGGGTGCCCAGAGAGAACCGCTGACCTTTGGTTAGAAGATTGTCAATTATGGTCAAAAGATTTAAGTTCATGTGCTGGatttgaactcacaacctcaatGTAAACTTTACAAGCTTAACATATGACAGTGCAAAGCTTACTAAACAGTACGGGTTTAACTCATTGTTAGTGACTTGCAATTATTCACATCTGTGCTTTGTTCACAGTGAATACCTGTCTCATTAGAATCAAGACATTGTTTGATATAATATGAATATGACTAACAGTGAGCCTGAATTTGTCACTGCTAAATCACATTTGGCAACATGTACAGTCCAAAGAAAGATGTGCCAATCccaatatcaaaattaacttcCTATCATGAAATGCAATTTTATATTCCAGCTCTGTGTCATgacctttaaataataaataccaaaatttaGAAACGTGGTAACTGGTcccattttttattcaaacaaatatagaaCATACATATGTACATTTTACATCAAAATCACCTTGAATACATATTTCATAAGGGTATTACTAAGAATTGTGCTAAGCAATAAAATGGTTCTAATGTTAGTGTCCATAATGGTCTAGTGTTCTCCCAAGGACCAAAACGCCCTGTACTGTATATATAGTGCTGTGTAGTTCTATAGGTATAAGAAAGCCGATGATTTGGTCTATGTAAATAGATCTTATAACAGAAAGTATTGTAAATGTGGTGCTTTAAATTAAGGAAAACATGCTGTTTTAGTCGCATAGTACGGTTTGAAAATACTTAGGCAGTCTGTAGGATAAACAAGCTACAAGCTTGacacttattttcttttaaaaattttatttacattttaataagcCTAGTAGATTTCATGCAGGCTAGATAGTAATTTAGTAAGCCTATGCATATCAGGGCTAGCTTGGGAGAACACTGTAACATGGTTTTCATggtgaataaaattgaaaatatgcaCACAATATGCACTAAgtctattctaatgcaaataGTTTTAAAGACTTCCAAAATGTGCAAAATTCTTTATCATTCAATTTTACTCTCatattatttatacatatgtaCTTTTACTTTAATTACAAAAGGGACTTTTAAGAACATTGAATTCAATGGGTTATGAAATTTCATGTTGAATGCTTTTGCATGTTCATAATATGTATCCGAGACAattattaaatcatttaatgttTGGCCATTCATCGTGTTAATATTGTAACTTTTTCcaattttgtatgattttgaacattttaagaCTAGAAATTGAGTAATGAACATGGCAAATGtttaagttaaatataaatttattgtatagcaatataatattccccacagaaagtaacaaaaaattagcgtgcaataaattctaatattgcactaatgcaataaatcttcaaaactCATGACGTCATTAACGACAAAAtctaagtttaaaaaaagttttactttcaaatattatattgctatacaataaaagggttattgcatgaatattggggaatattgtccctcttagaacatatattgcactcacAAGCTCGTCCAATATACTTAagttctactcgggacaatattccccaatattcatgcaataaccctatagtATTATCACAATATGAACGTTATATACTTCGCAattttaacaacaacaaaaaatatatatatcacagaCCAATCTCTACAGTGAAAAAGTACATTGCATTATATGCAAGAAGTTTTCATATTGCAACTATATACATGTCATATACGATATagcttttttgtaaaaataaaatgaactacaaaatcacaaaattcaTACACTTATTACACCTTTTGTGGAGATATGACAAAATGTCCATGTTTTGCTATCTAAAAACcttcaaaatcattttgataACAAGTACCACCAGCAATCAATAATTCTCAGAAAGTTCTATGAAATCCTGTTGTCACTGCTATGCAAGTAGTTACAGTAACATTGTATGAAGAGCAGACGGGTGAAAGAGTCTCAAttctttcagtacatgtatattgtgttgttatttcatgtatttgctgtttcattgatttacatgcatgtatacctattattttaaattcataatgaaattcacttttttaaatgtacaaataccCTGGTTATGGTAACCAAgggaatgtacatgtatatcaaattaaaGGTACTTTAACATGTGTATAAGTTGGAAAACTTTTGTAATCTCAATTTCCATCAAACTTTTCTACCTACTACTCTTATGCTttttatgtattgtgttttgatCCAAATACATTTTTGGGTTTCATAAATAGCATTACATGAATTTTGCCATATGCAGTTCTTATTTTCATTCAATTAAAGTATTTTCCTCATCATTAAGAATCTAAGTCAATGGGAAGGACTCCTACACCCACTCCACCTTCATGAGCACACATAGGCTGTAAAGATTTCCATTCATCCTTATCAGGCTCGTAACATTCCACTGTAGTTAACTGAACAATACCATCATAACCACCAATCGCAAATAGTTTACCATATGACGCTACCATAGCAACACGACTTCTTCTGATCTGTAGTGGTTTGACATAGGCCCATTCATTCTTCAGAGGATCGTAGCATTCGACACTATTTAAAAAGATAGATCCATCATATCCACCAGCCACATACAGTTTTCCATTTAATGTAGCAACACCCAGACGACATCGTTTTGTTAACATGTTAGGTATGTATCTCCATGTATTGGTTGAAGGATTATAGCACTCCACTgaatcaaaaattgataatcCATCATGGCCACCGCAGGCAAATATTTCTCCATCAAGACAGGCAACACCTGCAGCACTTCTGTGTTTTAACATACTAGCTACCATAGTCCAACTATCTGCATCTGGGTCATATATTTCTACAGTTCTGAGTGATGAAACACCATCATAGCCACCACAAGCATAAACATGTTTACCAAGAGAAGTTGCACCATGTGCACTTCGTTTACAATGCATTTTACAGACTGTTTTCCATGTTTTATTGCTGGGTTTATACACTTCTACAGTATTTAATCTGTCTTCTCCATCATACCCTCCTATAGCATACAAACAACCTATGTGAACAGAAACAGCTACTCTACTTCTGATCGTTGTCATTGGTTCTACAACGGTCCATCTATTGACAATGGGATCGTAACATTCCACCAAGTTCATGGAATATCCAGAGGATGTCAAGCCTCCTACAGCATATATGATGCCAGGTATGTCCGAACAACATCTTGgtcttgttttaaatgtttgtagAAGAGTTCTCCTCTCCGGCATCAGGTGGTAGTCTTTTGCTTCATCTAGCAGGTCTCGACATTGCAATGAGTTTTTAATGAGTTCTTCCGTGGCAACCCTGTCCGACAAGTAATGAGGTGTTAGTAATGGCAGTCTAACTTTAACCATAAGTTCTGGTAATGCCTTACATCTCTCCTCTGTGTTCTGTTTTACCCAATTTATCACTGCCTCAAATACTTGTTCTTCAGAATCAATGTTTAACTCATCTCTTGTTATGATCTCCAATACGTCTGTTAGACTGAGGTTGAAAAATTCTTCTGATTTCattatttctttgaaatgtttctGCAGATATTTATTTGTAGCCTCCACTAAACTGGTACACATGTACTGGTCCCCAAATGTTCTTACTCCTAAAACATTGTACGGTTTTAGTCTTCTTTTCAAGAAATCACAGCAAGCTTCTTTGACTGCCTGCAGATGTAGAAAACTTGCAGCCACAAGTAGTATTTGTACATTGTCTACATCAATCTGCACTTTTCCATTGTATGCAAAATTAACAAGGGCTTCCAAAGCGTTTGGATCTATTCCTTGCATGGTAATCTCATCTTGTTTAGACTCTACCATATCATGTGTGAACATGGCATGAAAGTATGGAATAGTAGCAGCTAACACTATTCTGTGTGCTGTAAATTTTCTGTCTCCAACctgaaaataatcaaacaaaacttgattattatcaaataaaattacaaaaccatatcaaactgatttaaacataacataaaaaaacagcaatgaaaaatgacattatACTTCTTTATGAAAACTTTGATGATTGTTCAAAGCAGCATACATAAAAGTGATGCTActcaaattcaaacttgatctgtattttgtggcaACAGCCATTGTGTATACATTTGTAAGTTTCATGACATTTGGTTTAGATGAACTTcatgaatcatcaccaaaaagtatacagatctttagatcaatataacaaagaagtgtgtaaagttttaagcaataatcataaattgttatagagatacggcacaacatgtaaaaaaaaactcaaccttttttacaaaatactcaatcactcaaaaatgaaattttgaatcatcatcaaaaagtatacagatcttaagataaatataacaaagacatgtgtaaagtttgtagcaataatcataaatcgattttgagatatggcgcgacatgtaaaaaaaccctcccccttttttacaaaatactcaataactcaaaaatgaaattttgaatcatcaccaaaaagtatacagatattaaaattaatataactaagaagtgtttaaagttttaagccataatcaagaatcatttttgagatacagtgcgacatgtgaaaaaaacaccccCCCTGTTtcagttacaaagtgccgtaaatcaaaaatttaaatctaattttcaccaaaaagtatacagatcatttgactatcataagaaacaactatattaagtttcatgaaatttggataagtcgttctcaagttaccgTGCGACATGTTAAcaccggacagacagacggacggacaccagacatgtgtataccataatacgtcccgtcaaaattttgacaggcatatataaaaatgcaacattttttctcatttgtaaatgagcataactctagaatcaagatgcttgatttcttgattgacaacatatttgtaaagTTTGAAGAACgtatttttcaacagactgttgGCAAaccaatgggaaccaattgtgcccctcttcttgctgacttgtttctttattattattaggcTGACtacatacaggaacttcttaggaagaaagataagaagttagcaatatcctttaacttttctttccactatatatacattatgatctctcactaaataattaaaaatgtggtgactatgttgaacacatctatcccattgaacaaGAGATGAAGGATAATAGATACAGTTaagcctcatatcttgactaccatctagaaattgacagtgagggtcggttaaaaacaaaactttatgataaaagagatgatttcagcttcccaattgtgaactttccatttctatgtagcatcaTTCCAGCAGTGcctgcatatggagtatatgtcTCCCAATTGATACTATATTctcgggcttgtatttcctatcatgatttccttgaaaGAGGATTACTGTTCACAAGGAAGtaattaaaccaagagttcctaATGATGAAGTTGAtgagttgaaatcatccctttgtaaattttacagacgccatcacaagttggttgaccatAATTGAATGacagtttcacagatgatattcGATACATTCCTTATGTTATAATTACAATCCTCTTCCCTTCTACCCATGAATGTAACCTGCcaaattagaatatttacaGGTTTTGTAATAACATGTCAGAGCTACatgacgggtgtcacatgtggaacaggatccgCTTACCCTTTCTGAGAACCTGAGATCTGAGATCAACCTCAGTTTTTGAtgagttcgtgttgcttagtctttagtgttctatgttgtgtcttgtgtactattatttctctgtttgtctttttactttgtagccatggcgttgtcagtttattttcgatctacgagtttgactgtccctctggtatctttccccCCACTTTTaagtatgtacatgtacatgacacAACCAAATTTCAAACTTGGTCTGTATTTGGGGCAGTAAGCATTGTGGATAGgatttataacatttggttgaagcaaaataaagttagagaacatacacgaaaaattcagcattttttccatttgtaaaggggcatacaTTGTAACTCTATCAGCTGAACTCTataacagtaaaagtgacaccatcaaaatcatgataattcaaactttatttgtgtaaataaaataagcattgtgtatgaTTTTTACCAATTGGAAGAATGGTATTACAGTCTGAAGACATGAAGAGGTCAAAAGAGATTGATAATGATTGTATCtgagtctcaatttgaatttcAAGGTTAGCAGCCTCAAAATTCCCACCAGAGAATTGGAAAAATCTCGAAAAGTCTAGATCAGAGGAACAAGCATTTCAGGGAAAGACtattattttggaaaaaatacatcaactaaaaaaaaatacaacattagcttTCACTAATGGCTCCTGCAAAGGAAACCCATCTCCATGTGGGATTGGGGCAgcttttttaatatcaaacagCATGGAGTTGACGCAGCCAGTTTCTAATAGAGGATATATTTTATTAGGGGAATTAGTAGCTATCAAGCTGGTAATAGATTATCTTATAATTCCAAACAACAGAAATAACaatgaatccatcaaaattttctCAAATAGCCAATCAGCAATTGgagttttaactttaaattggaAAACAGATAATTACGGCAAAACTATTCATGATATCAAAATCGGTATATTGGCACTAAAATCTGAAGGAATCATTGTTTCAATTGAATGGACCCCTGGACACGCTGATATACAAGGTAATGAACTAGCAGACCAACTAGCTAAAAAAGCAGCACAGGAGGCAGAAAAAATACAAAGCATtccaatatttacaaaacaagatTTACAAAAAGGAGCAAAAGACAGTGTTATGTTAAAATGGCAAAACGGATTGGTACCAGAGTGATTAAAAATACAGAAAGATAATAGTGTCAAGTTGACACTTCTAAAGACTAAAAACTTTTGAcgttataatacaaaatatctgagaacacaatggaaaagtgattattgtatgatttcaacctttatcaggactccgggatcgggtgtttttaggTTGGAATAGCGGGAGTGACCCTtttgggattgaccctttcgggatccagGAATTCTTATTTTCGCTTCCTGGGGCATCaggatttaataaaattgtgatCAGGACCCCCCCTCTTCATTAGTTCTAGCTGGACAGATTCTCAGGACAGCCATGAATAGACATGATAAGGTATTGACAGGACATAAAAACTAtgcctaaaatataaaaaagaagatgtggtatgatcgccaatgagacaactatccacaatagaccaaaatgacacaaatatgaacatctataggtcaccgtatggccttcaacaatgagcaaagcccatatggcattgtcagctataaaagaccctgataagacaatgtaaaacagttcaaacgagaaaactaacggtcttatttatgtaaaaaatgaacgaaaaacaaatattaaacacataaacaaacgacaaccactgaattacaagctcctgacttgggacaggcacacacaAAAATAACGTGGCGGgttaattcaactttatattgaTTGCCCCACTTGATCTGGTTTTCATTATGTGTTAAATTAATGAGTCTTTCGAAATATTGAAGatgttaaattgattgatttgtgACGTCAATTTCTTCAGTCGAAAAGCACCA is a genomic window of Mytilus trossulus isolate FHL-02 chromosome 1, PNRI_Mtr1.1.1.hap1, whole genome shotgun sequence containing:
- the LOC134712733 gene encoding kelch-like protein 18, which translates into the protein MSLCKTNMADDVSVFVKEDLPKTAFPVFEDIRRQGKLCDVTLKVGDRKFTAHRIVLAATIPYFHAMFTHDMVESKQDEITMQGIDPNALEALVNFAYNGKVQIDVDNVQILLVAASFLHLQAVKEACCDFLKRRLKPYNVLGVRTFGDQYMCTSLVEATNKYLQKHFKEIMKSEEFFNLSLTDVLEIITRDELNIDSEEQVFEAVINWVKQNTEERCKALPELMVKVRLPLLTPHYLSDRVATEELIKNSLQCRDLLDEAKDYHLMPERRTLLQTFKTRPRCCSDIPGIIYAVGGLTSSGYSMNLVECYDPIVNRWTVVEPMTTIRSRVAVSVHIGCLYAIGGYDGEDRLNTVEVYKPSNKTWKTVCKMHCKRSAHGATSLGKHVYACGGYDGVSSLRTVEIYDPDADSWTMVASMLKHRSAAGVACLDGEIFACGGHDGLSIFDSVECYNPSTNTWRYIPNMLTKRCRLGVATLNGKLYVAGGYDGSIFLNSVECYDPLKNEWAYVKPLQIRRSRVAMVASYGKLFAIGGYDGIVQLTTVECYEPDKDEWKSLQPMCAHEGGVGVGVLPIDLDS